A genomic segment from Thamnophis elegans isolate rThaEle1 chromosome 3, rThaEle1.pri, whole genome shotgun sequence encodes:
- the LOC116506067 gene encoding UPF0729 protein C18orf32 homolog — protein MVCIPCIVIPVLLWVYKRFLEPYLYPFISPFVKRIWPKKAVQETAKQDQKNSSENGHDFVKQDSFNDQPELYKTKSNGIANGFSGIGPKEDSVKKTD, from the exons ATGGTGTGCATTCCGTGCATCGTCATTCCAGTTCTGCTGTGGGTCTACAAACGGTTCCTGGAGCCATATCTTTATCCCTTCATCTCTCCATTCGTGAAGCGCATTTGGCCCAAGAAAGCAGTTCAGGAAACGGCAAAGCAAGACCAAAAGAACAGCTCTGAAAATGGGCACGATTTCGTGAAGCAGGATTCCTTCAACGATCAGCCAGAACTTTATAAA ACCAAAAGTAATGGCATTGCAAACGGATTTTCTGGAATTGGACCCAAAGAAGACTCTGTCAAAAAAACAGATTAG